From one Salmo salar chromosome ssa09, Ssal_v3.1, whole genome shotgun sequence genomic stretch:
- the LOC106611381 gene encoding calpain-1 catalytic subunit → MPPPGVCMSIMQERHKQEGVGSLANPEKHSNQDFQQLTQYCLARGVRYIDEMFPPDHNTIGDGLLSSDDMSRVVWLRPAKMMQYPDFIVDGLSRFDFGQGLVGDCWFLASIGALTFQKHILEQVIPLNQSFKEDYCGIFHFRFWRFGRWVEVVIDDKLPTVDGRLIFVHSKTPNEFWPALLEKAYAKVCGSYADMNAGTLSEAMVDFTGGVHITFKLTDAPSNLWDLLFRAAKSKSLIGCGTPQGETSANTVAPNGLVRGHAYTVTGVKQIMSQGMLVNLIRLFNPWGRGEWKGDWSDKSSMWQTVSPDDRKMCLSVEEDGEFWMTMKHFCEHFVDVDICCLCPDFLDGNSTCHWTPSFHDGRWVAGTTAGGCMNFPNSFWTNPQYRVKIGGLSRDCSETQGDNNMLVSLMQKPDKRNRRLVKSLHIGFSIFEVPDQFKGQSGKFPASFFINNVPVAQSKNYLNAREVMEFFRLKPGEYLIVPSTFKPNETASFILSILSKAETHIHENSNDQDMEDILFSPKTPKTTSTDTFEYNGGDVDDKRTLFQKYSDEFEEVNAEQLQSCLNENLIQGNAKKTQGFSLESCRSMLALMDTSITGKLNIAEFLRLWRKVTVYKDIFFRTDVDRSGMLSLSELRNAIMASGIRVGDDMLNLMALRYGGCSGNISLESFISLVLRMNCMAKIFRQLNDGGVISLQENEWMYISMYT, encoded by the exons ATGCCTCCTCCCGGTGTGTGTATGAGTATAATGCAGGAGCGCCACAAGCAAGAGGGTGTTGGGAGTCTTGCCAACCCAGAGAAACACAGCAACCAAGACTTTCAGCAGCTGACGCAATACTGTTTGGCCAGGGGAGTGAGGTACATCGATGAGATGTTCCCCCCAGACCATAACACCATTGGTGATGGGCTACTTTCCTCTGATGACATGAGCAGAGTGGTGTGGTTGAGACCAGCG AAAATGATGCAGTATCCAGATTTTATCGTTGATGGACTTTCAAGGTTTGACTTTGGGCAAGGATTGGTTG GAGATTGCTGGTTTCTTGCTTCCATTGGGGCTTTGACGTTCCAGAAGCACATCCTGGAACAAGTAATACCCCTAAATCAAAGCTTTAAAGAGGATTACTGCGGAATATTCCACTTCAGG TTCTGGAGGTTTGGGAGGTGGGTGGAAGTTGTGATCGATGACAAGCTACCAACAGTTGACGGCAGGCTCATTTTCGTTCATTCAAAAACTCCCAATGAGTTTTGGCCCGCCTTGCTGGAGAAAGCCTATGCCAA GGTGTGTGGCTCCTATGCAGACATGAATGCAGGGACCCTTTCAGAGGCTATGGTGGACTTCACTGGAGGGGTTCACATCACGTTCAAGCTCACTGACGCTCCATCAAATCTGTGGGACCTCCTGTTCAGAGCTGCCAAGTCAAAATCGCTGATTGGGTGTGGCACACCTCAAGGG GAAACATCAGCGAACACGGTGGCACCCAACGGATTAGTGAGGGGTCATGCTTACACCGTCACAGGAGTTAAACAG ATCATGAGCCAAGGCATGCTAGTGAATCTTATCCGCCTCTTCAACCCCTGGGGCCGGGGAGAGTGGAAGGGAGACTGGAGCGATAA GTCTTCCATGTGGCAAACAGTGAGTCCTGACGATCGGAAGATGTGTCTGTCAGTGGAAGAGGATGGGGAATTCTG GATGACAATGAAACATTTCTGTGAGCACTTCGTAGACGTGGATATCTGCTGTCTGTGCCCTGATTTTCTCGATGGCAACTCCACTTGTCATTGGACCCCCTCATTCCATGATGGCAGATGGGTTGCAGGAACCACTGCTGGTGGTTGCATGAATTTCCCAA ACAGTTTCTGGACAAATCCCCAGTATCGGGTGAAGATTGGGGGATTGAGCAGGGACTGCTCTGAGACACAGGGGGACAACAACATGTTGGTGTCTCTGATGCAGAAGCCTGACAAGAGAAACAGACGCCTGGTCAAAAGTCTCCACATCGGCTTCTCCATCTTTGAg GTGCCTGACCAA TTCAAAGGACAGAGTGGGAAGTTTCCTGCCTCCTTCTTCATCAACAATGTGCCTGTCGCCCAATCGAAGAACTACCTGAATGCTCGGGAAGTGATGGAGTTCTTTAGGCTGAAACCTGGTGAATACCTGATTGTGCCATCAACCTTCAAACCAAATGAAACCGCCTCCTTCATCCTGTCCATCCTCTCCAAGGCAGAGACCCACATCCA tgaaaactCCAATGACCAAGATATGGAGGATATCCTGTTTTCCCCGAAAACCCCAAAG ACCACATCTACAGACACTTTTGAATACAACGGAGGAGATGTGGATGACAAAAGAACTCTGTTTCAGAAGTATTCTGATGAG TTTGAGGAGGTGAATGCTGAACAGCTTCAGAGCTGTCTGAATGAAAATCTGATCCAAG GAAATGCAAAGAAAACACAAGGCTTCAGCTTGGAGTCCTGTCGCAGCATGTTGGCCTTAATGGAT ACATCAATCACTGGAAAACTGAACATTGCTGAATTTCTACGTCTATGGAGAAAAGTTACTGTGTACAAG GACATCTTCTTCCGCACAGATGTAGACCGTTCTGGAATGTTGTCATTGAGTGAACTGAGGAACGCAATCATGGCTTCAG ggaTCAGGGTGGGTGATGACATGTTAAACCTGATGGCTCTGCGCTACGGTGGATGTTCTGGAAACATCAGCCTGGAGAGTTTCATCAGCCTAGTCCTACGCATGAACTGCATGGCCA AAATATTCAGACAACTCAACGATGGAGGGGTCATATCTCTTCAAGAGAATGAG TGGATGTACATCTCCATGTATACGTAA